In one Vulgatibacter incomptus genomic region, the following are encoded:
- a CDS encoding tetratricopeptide repeat protein, giving the protein MRSAAWVLALVPAVAMAATGGKAPDLGRKTDSGGPSVELAGDITRAKVEKAEEERPNLGYDTFRFSVELQLKGKRAELMRTLEQMVDLNEDSQEKPDLLFRLAELSWEESRYWFFEANRQDDRVARCKETKEPGCDAGAEADRKAFQDKSNQYQDAAIARYKELIQQFPDYSRVDEVLFYLGHNLWESGKEQDALGAYKALITRFPQSRFVPDAYLAYGEWYFNNSDGKRDMLQKALEAYVKASSFTESKVYGFAIYKQGWCHYNLGDFPAAADKFKATVFYGELASNVAGDNKTALIREARKDYVLAYSRYGDPTQAKPAFLQVGGDENWWSMLKSLAGLYYDDGKDKEAVLVYRQLIRERPLSPEAPFFQARIVDAVMRVGNKRITVEQARLLVKIFQDVEQSGAIQTDEDRATLDSARKLSERTLSNLAVVWHNEGKKTRDEETYAFASEVYGDYFAIFPDSEKAYSLRFYHAELLYDQLHNYEFAADTYSKVVQLDVERIEKGEAPGKWMVQALEGAIFSNDEVVKKLGDEPLPEGADPKNPLPIPAPKQALLTACENYLKYVPNGKKRVEVAYRAAQIQYRYNHFEGAVARFSEIALEHPENELAEYSANLVLDVFNLLGDYEKIDEWAKRFHSEPRLAKGPFKLELERIIERNSFKLVALLEKEERYGDAGDRYLSFVSAWPRSELAGEALFNASVDYYKAGRIEDALATRDRLVRDYPQSKMTPMAIFLNASVFEEIGELDRAATGYEAYAAGYERQRPPAPARRGAKAQPPPKPGPEFEEEKAKAALFNAGIFREALGDFRRAQKNREKYLDLWPKAADAEAIFLSIADLHERAGAYPQAVRQLELYEKEYGRNPGKKLLAWYRIAKIQDARGQKWQAQKTYEKIWNTYRILPKAVQRSLSTEPGNAMEGVATAHYLLAEPLWKDFAKIKLRLPEQAMAERLKAKAAGLLEVQKRYTETVGFKIPGPALCGLTRIGLAYHEFAQTLYDAPIPRGLTEEQVDLYRSALAEQANPIEEKAQEALATAVEKSRELEQDNECSAEARGLLEQWAPHRFPPLLGEIARVVPASTQARGNGILASIQPIPPPPPKDAKVPAVVEERVPSRSPEPDVAPQRSSRPSLISGEKEAPLAPRQNQDDLDDDDLL; this is encoded by the coding sequence ATGCGATCGGCCGCGTGGGTGCTGGCCCTCGTCCCCGCCGTGGCAATGGCGGCGACCGGTGGAAAGGCTCCCGATCTCGGCCGGAAGACGGACTCCGGCGGCCCCTCGGTGGAGCTCGCCGGCGACATCACGCGGGCCAAGGTGGAGAAGGCGGAGGAGGAGCGGCCGAACCTCGGCTACGACACCTTCCGCTTCAGCGTCGAGCTCCAGCTCAAGGGCAAGCGCGCCGAGCTGATGAGGACGCTCGAGCAGATGGTCGACCTCAACGAGGACTCCCAGGAGAAGCCCGACCTCCTCTTCCGCCTGGCGGAGCTCTCGTGGGAGGAGTCGCGCTACTGGTTCTTCGAGGCCAACCGGCAGGACGATCGGGTCGCGCGCTGCAAGGAGACGAAGGAGCCGGGTTGCGACGCCGGTGCGGAGGCGGATCGCAAGGCCTTCCAGGACAAGAGCAACCAGTACCAGGACGCGGCGATCGCCCGGTACAAGGAGCTGATCCAGCAGTTCCCCGATTATTCGCGGGTCGACGAGGTCCTCTTCTACCTCGGCCACAACCTCTGGGAATCGGGGAAGGAGCAGGACGCGCTGGGCGCCTACAAGGCGTTGATCACCCGCTTCCCCCAGTCGCGGTTCGTCCCCGACGCGTATCTCGCCTACGGTGAATGGTACTTCAACAACTCGGACGGCAAGCGCGACATGCTCCAGAAGGCCCTCGAGGCCTACGTGAAGGCGTCGAGCTTCACCGAGTCGAAGGTCTACGGCTTCGCAATCTACAAGCAGGGCTGGTGCCACTACAACCTGGGCGACTTCCCCGCCGCGGCCGACAAGTTCAAGGCGACCGTCTTCTATGGCGAGCTGGCGAGCAACGTCGCCGGCGACAACAAGACCGCCCTGATCCGAGAGGCGCGCAAGGACTACGTGCTCGCCTACTCGCGCTACGGCGATCCCACCCAGGCGAAGCCGGCCTTCCTCCAGGTGGGCGGCGACGAGAACTGGTGGTCGATGCTCAAGAGCCTCGCCGGCCTCTACTACGACGACGGCAAGGACAAGGAGGCGGTGCTCGTCTACCGGCAGCTGATCCGCGAGAGGCCGCTCTCCCCGGAGGCGCCGTTCTTCCAGGCCCGGATCGTCGACGCGGTGATGCGCGTCGGCAACAAGCGGATCACGGTGGAGCAGGCTCGCCTGCTGGTGAAGATCTTCCAGGACGTCGAGCAGAGCGGGGCGATTCAGACCGACGAGGATCGGGCGACCCTCGATTCCGCCCGCAAGCTCAGCGAGCGGACCCTCTCGAACCTCGCGGTGGTCTGGCACAACGAGGGGAAGAAGACCCGCGACGAAGAGACGTATGCCTTCGCCAGCGAGGTCTACGGCGACTACTTCGCGATCTTCCCGGACTCGGAGAAGGCCTACAGCCTGCGCTTCTACCACGCGGAGCTACTCTACGATCAGCTCCACAACTACGAGTTCGCGGCGGACACCTATTCGAAGGTGGTGCAGCTGGACGTCGAGCGGATCGAGAAGGGCGAGGCGCCGGGCAAGTGGATGGTGCAGGCCCTCGAAGGTGCGATCTTCTCGAACGACGAGGTGGTGAAGAAGCTCGGTGACGAGCCCCTGCCCGAAGGCGCGGATCCGAAGAACCCGCTGCCGATCCCCGCGCCCAAGCAGGCTCTCCTCACGGCCTGCGAGAACTACCTGAAGTACGTCCCGAACGGGAAGAAGCGGGTGGAGGTGGCCTACAGGGCCGCCCAGATCCAGTACCGCTACAACCACTTCGAAGGCGCGGTGGCCCGGTTCTCGGAGATCGCGCTGGAGCACCCGGAGAACGAGCTCGCGGAGTACAGCGCGAACCTCGTCCTCGACGTGTTCAACCTGCTGGGCGACTACGAGAAGATCGACGAGTGGGCGAAGCGCTTCCACTCGGAGCCGCGCCTCGCCAAGGGCCCGTTCAAGCTCGAGCTCGAGCGGATCATCGAGAGGAACTCGTTCAAGCTCGTGGCGCTCCTCGAGAAGGAGGAGCGATACGGAGACGCCGGCGATCGCTACCTCTCCTTCGTCTCCGCCTGGCCCCGGAGCGAGCTCGCAGGCGAGGCCCTCTTCAACGCCTCGGTGGACTACTACAAGGCCGGCCGCATCGAGGACGCCCTCGCCACCCGCGACCGCCTGGTGCGGGACTACCCGCAGTCGAAGATGACGCCGATGGCGATCTTCCTGAACGCCTCGGTCTTCGAGGAGATCGGCGAGCTCGATCGCGCGGCGACCGGGTACGAGGCCTACGCCGCAGGCTACGAGCGCCAGCGCCCGCCGGCGCCGGCAAGGCGTGGAGCGAAGGCGCAGCCGCCGCCGAAGCCTGGACCCGAGTTCGAGGAGGAGAAGGCGAAGGCCGCGCTCTTCAACGCCGGCATCTTCCGCGAGGCCCTCGGCGACTTCCGCCGGGCGCAGAAGAATCGGGAGAAGTACCTGGACCTCTGGCCGAAGGCCGCCGACGCCGAGGCAATCTTCCTGTCGATCGCCGACCTCCACGAGAGGGCGGGCGCGTATCCGCAGGCGGTCCGCCAGCTCGAGCTCTACGAGAAGGAGTACGGCCGGAATCCCGGCAAGAAGCTCCTCGCCTGGTACCGGATCGCGAAGATCCAGGACGCGCGCGGCCAGAAATGGCAGGCGCAGAAGACCTACGAGAAGATCTGGAACACCTACCGGATCCTCCCCAAGGCCGTGCAGCGCTCGCTGTCCACCGAGCCGGGGAACGCCATGGAGGGCGTCGCGACGGCGCACTACCTGCTCGCGGAGCCGCTCTGGAAGGACTTCGCGAAGATCAAGCTGCGCCTCCCGGAGCAGGCGATGGCGGAGCGTCTCAAGGCCAAGGCCGCGGGCCTCCTCGAGGTGCAGAAGCGCTACACGGAGACGGTGGGATTCAAGATCCCCGGGCCCGCGCTCTGCGGCCTCACCCGGATCGGCCTCGCCTACCACGAGTTCGCGCAGACCCTCTATGACGCTCCGATCCCGAGGGGCCTCACGGAAGAGCAGGTCGACCTCTACCGCTCCGCCCTCGCGGAGCAGGCGAATCCGATCGAAGAGAAGGCGCAGGAAGCGCTGGCCACCGCCGTGGAGAAGAGCCGCGAGCTCGAGCAGGACAACGAGTGCTCGGCCGAGGCCCGCGGGCTCCTCGAGCAGTGGGCGCCGCATCGCTTCCCGCCGCTCCTCGGCGAGATCGCCCGGGTGGTCCCGGCGTCGACCCAGGCGCGCGGCAACGGGATCCTCGCCTCGATCCAGCCGATTCCGCCTCCTCCTCCCAAGGACGCCAAGGTGCCCGCGGTGGTGGAGGAGCGAGTCCCGAGCAGGAGCCCGGAGCCGGACGTGGCTCCCCAGCGCTCCAGCCGACCTTCGCTGATCTCTGGCGAGAAGGAGGCCCCGCTCGCCCCCAGGCAGAACCAGGACGACCTCGATGACGACGATCTGCTCTAG
- the gltC gene encoding adventurous gliding motility protein GltC: protein MRNVLAAMAAVLLVASPLAVHAQISFEGLDLSDDSDSKKPAPARRAPPKQQPKRRAPPPPPRKSAPAAPPVQAAPEAPAQPKALPTRPPPTLSFEGFDVTGKTADRQKLDAAMRLFQEKSFETAALGFHEILQDPTAADQHPQAEYLLGKSLYRLGMYHSSLSVFRRILDRGEAHPYFATSLEWLFFIAHKATNQTVVLDEIARFAGVEFPEKYRDEYRYLLAKYNFVRGKALLDAAQGVDEAAKRGHLQQAQESFDEARRLLAMVPRGSRFNAKARYLDGLTLYVNGKFTPALEAFKDVVRALNPRRGGVVDTQLREQALMQLARIHYEHGQNRFAAFYYSRIARGSEQWLQSLYEASWAHFRLGENEQALGNMITLQSPFFRDEYFPEAMVLQSVIYYENCRYPEANRIVEEFRARYYSLYAELEKILARPFSTPQDYYGVLADLQKDEKGGETNRMLQGILKLALSDKELRHLNDSILELEGELDGIASRRELFRFSGLAKSLIADLDAQRVELQRKAGFYAKRKLEKERKELASLNYRALAIKAEIGTSEKDVLEASLSKGKRVSPIENYKYSTAVDDEHVYWPYEGEFWRDELGTYQYTLTKGCKGR from the coding sequence ATGCGCAACGTCCTGGCGGCGATGGCCGCCGTTCTCCTCGTCGCCTCGCCCCTGGCGGTGCACGCCCAGATCTCGTTCGAGGGCCTCGATCTCTCGGACGACTCGGACTCCAAGAAGCCGGCGCCCGCCCGGCGCGCCCCGCCGAAGCAGCAGCCCAAGCGGCGCGCGCCGCCGCCGCCGCCGCGCAAGTCGGCCCCCGCAGCACCTCCGGTGCAGGCCGCTCCGGAGGCGCCGGCCCAGCCGAAGGCCCTGCCTACGAGGCCCCCGCCGACGCTCTCGTTCGAGGGCTTCGACGTCACCGGCAAGACCGCCGACCGGCAGAAGCTCGACGCCGCGATGAGGCTCTTCCAGGAGAAGAGCTTCGAGACGGCGGCCCTCGGTTTCCACGAGATCCTCCAGGACCCGACCGCGGCGGATCAGCACCCCCAGGCGGAGTACCTCCTGGGCAAGTCGCTCTACCGCCTGGGGATGTACCACTCGTCCCTCTCGGTGTTCCGGCGGATCCTGGACCGCGGCGAAGCGCATCCGTACTTCGCCACGAGCCTCGAGTGGCTCTTCTTCATCGCCCACAAGGCGACGAACCAGACGGTGGTCCTCGACGAGATCGCCCGATTCGCCGGGGTCGAGTTCCCTGAGAAGTACCGGGACGAGTACCGCTACCTCCTCGCCAAGTACAACTTCGTGCGCGGCAAGGCCCTGCTCGACGCCGCTCAGGGCGTGGACGAGGCCGCGAAGCGCGGACACCTCCAGCAGGCGCAGGAGAGCTTCGACGAGGCGCGCAGGCTCCTCGCGATGGTGCCGCGGGGGTCGCGCTTTAACGCGAAGGCCCGCTACCTCGACGGCCTTACGCTCTACGTGAACGGGAAGTTCACGCCTGCACTCGAGGCGTTCAAGGACGTGGTCCGCGCCCTGAACCCGCGCAGGGGCGGCGTCGTCGACACCCAGCTCCGTGAGCAGGCGCTGATGCAGCTCGCGCGCATCCACTACGAGCACGGCCAGAACCGCTTCGCGGCCTTCTATTACAGCCGGATCGCCCGAGGCAGCGAGCAGTGGCTCCAGTCGCTCTACGAGGCGTCGTGGGCCCACTTCCGCCTCGGCGAGAACGAGCAGGCCCTCGGGAACATGATCACGCTCCAGTCGCCGTTCTTCCGGGACGAGTACTTCCCCGAGGCGATGGTGCTCCAGTCGGTGATCTACTACGAGAACTGCCGCTACCCGGAGGCCAACCGGATCGTCGAGGAGTTCCGGGCCCGCTACTACTCGCTCTACGCGGAGCTCGAGAAGATCCTGGCCCGCCCGTTCTCCACGCCGCAGGACTACTACGGCGTCCTCGCCGACCTGCAGAAGGACGAGAAGGGCGGAGAGACGAACCGGATGCTCCAGGGCATCCTTAAGCTCGCGCTCTCGGACAAGGAGCTCCGGCACCTGAACGACTCGATCCTCGAGCTCGAGGGCGAGCTGGACGGGATCGCCTCGCGCCGGGAGCTCTTCCGCTTCTCCGGCCTCGCGAAGAGCCTGATCGCGGACCTCGACGCCCAGCGCGTGGAGCTCCAGCGGAAGGCGGGCTTCTACGCCAAGCGCAAGCTCGAGAAGGAGCGCAAGGAGCTCGCGTCGCTCAACTACCGGGCCCTCGCGATCAAGGCGGAGATCGGCACGAGCGAGAAGGACGTCCTCGAGGCGTCGCTCAGCAAGGGCAAGCGTGTCTCCCCGATCGAGAACTACAAGTACTCCACCGCGGTGGACGACGAGCACGTGTACTGGCCCTACGAGGGCGAGTTCTGGCGCGACGAGCTCGGCACCTACCAGTACACCCTGACCAAGGGCTGCAAGGGGAGATGA
- a CDS encoding outer membrane beta-barrel domain-containing protein, whose translation MHRSVRLFPVLLVLLACGLGMPARADDDAALEAAADAKASNAVAPQTNLDLDERIRPVSGHLFLKDGRHEISPTIAISLGDPFYSKTLFGLRYAYHLDEKWMLGLNASWATSSPSGAVSRCDSSGQGCRLPTKEELVRAPGDFGILAGVDASWAPLYGKISVLAESVLHFDTYFLAGAGVIESKVAPPGGSEVEAKFLPEIHLGVGQRYVLSRWAALRLEIRDVIYRVEIQGKTGKEQSTQNQLLFGVGLSFFLGQGGA comes from the coding sequence ATGCATCGCTCCGTGCGCCTTTTCCCTGTTCTCCTCGTGCTGCTGGCCTGCGGCCTCGGCATGCCGGCCCGCGCCGACGACGACGCCGCCCTGGAGGCGGCTGCGGACGCCAAGGCGTCGAACGCCGTCGCCCCGCAGACGAACCTCGACCTCGACGAGCGGATCCGTCCGGTCTCGGGCCACCTCTTCCTGAAGGACGGCCGCCACGAGATCTCCCCGACGATCGCGATCTCGCTGGGCGATCCCTTCTACTCGAAGACGCTCTTCGGGCTGCGCTACGCCTACCACCTCGACGAGAAGTGGATGCTGGGCCTCAACGCGTCCTGGGCCACGAGCAGCCCGTCGGGTGCGGTCTCCCGCTGCGACTCGAGCGGCCAGGGCTGCCGCCTGCCCACCAAGGAGGAGCTGGTCCGGGCACCTGGAGACTTCGGCATCCTCGCCGGCGTCGACGCATCGTGGGCGCCGCTCTACGGGAAGATCTCGGTGCTGGCCGAGAGCGTCCTCCACTTCGACACCTACTTCCTCGCAGGTGCCGGCGTGATCGAGTCGAAGGTCGCGCCCCCCGGCGGAAGCGAGGTGGAGGCCAAGTTCCTGCCGGAGATCCACCTCGGCGTCGGTCAGCGCTACGTGCTGTCGCGCTGGGCCGCCCTCCGCCTCGAGATCCGCGACGTGATCTACCGCGTGGAGATCCAGGGGAAGACCGGGAAGGAGCAGAGCACGCAGAACCAGCTCCTCTTCGGCGTCGGCCTCTCCTTCTTCCTTGGGCAGGGAGGCGCGTGA
- the cglC gene encoding adventurous gliding motility lipoprotein CglC — protein sequence MHPRLSTSIRCALGGLAVLLLSAGSCVDTDIGAPCQLQKDRFDESLPGCRGVSPDDIAQHPECFHPTAGELNQGKAKDYISFGAAECDNLTCVRSRGEPDLASETEPSGYCSGECINDQDCASENGKFSCRALVFDDEFLHYLADTLSPEEYNRYLGRLENSKFCTRAQ from the coding sequence ATGCACCCTCGACTCTCGACCTCGATCCGCTGCGCTCTCGGTGGGCTCGCCGTGCTCCTCCTCTCCGCGGGCTCCTGCGTGGACACCGACATCGGCGCCCCCTGCCAGCTCCAGAAGGACCGCTTCGACGAGTCGCTCCCCGGTTGCCGCGGCGTGAGCCCCGACGACATCGCCCAGCACCCGGAGTGCTTCCACCCGACCGCCGGTGAGCTGAACCAGGGTAAGGCGAAGGACTACATCTCCTTCGGCGCCGCCGAGTGCGACAACCTCACCTGTGTGCGTTCGAGGGGGGAGCCCGACCTCGCCAGCGAGACGGAGCCGAGCGGCTACTGCTCCGGCGAGTGCATCAACGACCAGGACTGCGCCTCGGAGAACGGCAAGTTCAGCTGCCGCGCCCTCGTCTTCGACGACGAGTTCCTGCACTACCTCGCCGACACGCTCTCGCCCGAGGAGTACAACCGGTACCTCGGCCGTCTCGAGAACTCGAAGTTCTGCACCCGGGCGCAGTAG
- a CDS encoding TIGR02266 family protein — MADDRRADPLADDRAPVPDEATAGAFAEHTPESRVDGGRIHARIPIELKVNYRRLNTFLSDYTRNISRGGTFIRTEKPLAVGTLFRFTLSVPTRPSPFELVGEVVWARSGEADPGMGIRFVYTSDEERRSTEESMERLLVENLGASLSEKLLSRGTGRR, encoded by the coding sequence ATGGCGGACGATCGGCGAGCGGACCCCCTGGCGGACGACCGGGCACCCGTGCCCGACGAAGCGACGGCCGGCGCCTTCGCCGAGCATACGCCGGAGAGCCGCGTCGACGGCGGACGCATCCACGCCCGCATCCCGATCGAGCTGAAGGTGAACTACCGGCGGCTCAATACCTTCCTCTCCGACTACACCCGGAACATCTCGCGAGGCGGAACCTTCATCCGCACCGAGAAGCCGCTGGCGGTCGGGACGCTCTTCCGCTTCACGCTCTCGGTGCCGACGCGGCCAAGCCCCTTCGAGCTCGTCGGCGAGGTGGTCTGGGCGCGCTCGGGCGAGGCCGACCCCGGCATGGGGATCCGCTTCGTCTACACCTCCGACGAGGAGCGCCGGAGCACCGAAGAGTCCATGGAGCGCCTGCTGGTGGAGAACCTCGGCGCCTCGCTCTCCGAGAAGCTCCTGAGCCGGGGCACCGGCCGGCGCTGA
- a CDS encoding tetratricopeptide repeat protein encodes MSDKDSGSKSKQGAGRMVRDVVLVAVILGGGFYWYLHRTENSKAANKVAAEAKLLLLKDNPADYAAAEAKLKEVIEKYDSSHGYSLAALAETDAILWGENHVAAKQADAKAKTAAAMKANPGIAEQYSAEALVQTFDGKASQAETFLTKDVLEKGGGGARIYAALGQAQRAQGKLDDARRAFKAAFDADWRNPRFAQLIGESYLEEGDALNALAYFQKGLTANSEHFGSQLGSARARLMRGEQIKEATEAIERAVAATDLTPALKARALTAQAELRLFEQKVDQAIASATKAAEVDPSFAWAFAAKARAEARKNPGAAAASFDKAIEADRYVAAFYFDAAEALIASGDAAKATSYLEKFPLKKDDRYFLKYGAVFAAAGQLDKAIAKFDEAIKANETNADAYLAKGSALVAQKKLDEAQKVLEIAVRAREFNPPVYVQLANIRFEKKEWEEGMQQYATALTQWRNSKAPREQLTGAIQEVKQLLLKNGQKKYADVWESEATQLVR; translated from the coding sequence ATGAGCGACAAGGATTCGGGCAGCAAGAGCAAGCAGGGTGCCGGTCGGATGGTTCGGGACGTCGTCCTGGTCGCCGTCATCCTCGGTGGCGGGTTCTACTGGTACCTCCACCGCACCGAGAACTCGAAGGCGGCGAACAAGGTCGCAGCGGAGGCGAAGCTCCTCCTCCTCAAGGACAACCCCGCCGACTACGCCGCGGCGGAGGCCAAGCTGAAGGAGGTCATCGAGAAGTACGACTCTTCCCACGGCTACTCGCTGGCCGCGCTCGCCGAGACCGACGCCATCCTCTGGGGCGAGAACCACGTCGCCGCGAAGCAGGCCGACGCGAAGGCCAAGACCGCCGCGGCCATGAAGGCCAACCCCGGCATCGCCGAGCAGTACTCGGCCGAGGCGCTGGTCCAGACCTTCGACGGCAAGGCCTCCCAGGCCGAGACCTTCCTCACCAAGGACGTCCTCGAGAAGGGCGGCGGCGGCGCGCGGATCTACGCGGCCCTCGGCCAGGCCCAGCGGGCCCAGGGCAAGCTCGACGACGCCCGGCGCGCCTTCAAGGCTGCGTTCGACGCCGACTGGCGCAACCCCCGCTTCGCCCAGCTCATCGGTGAGAGCTACCTGGAGGAGGGCGACGCGCTGAACGCCCTCGCGTACTTCCAGAAGGGCCTGACCGCGAACTCCGAGCACTTCGGCAGCCAGCTCGGCTCCGCCCGCGCCCGCCTGATGCGCGGCGAGCAGATCAAGGAGGCCACCGAGGCCATCGAGAGGGCGGTCGCTGCCACGGACCTCACGCCGGCCCTCAAGGCTCGCGCGCTGACGGCCCAGGCCGAGCTCCGCCTCTTCGAGCAGAAGGTCGACCAGGCCATCGCCTCTGCCACCAAGGCCGCCGAGGTGGATCCCTCGTTCGCGTGGGCGTTCGCAGCGAAGGCCCGCGCCGAGGCCCGCAAGAACCCGGGCGCTGCAGCAGCCTCCTTCGACAAGGCAATCGAGGCGGATCGCTACGTCGCCGCGTTCTACTTCGACGCCGCCGAGGCCCTGATCGCCTCGGGCGACGCCGCGAAGGCGACCTCCTACCTCGAGAAGTTCCCGCTCAAGAAGGACGACCGCTACTTCCTGAAGTACGGGGCGGTCTTCGCTGCCGCCGGTCAGCTCGACAAGGCCATCGCGAAGTTCGACGAGGCCATCAAGGCGAACGAGACCAACGCCGACGCCTACCTGGCGAAGGGCAGCGCGCTCGTCGCCCAGAAGAAGCTCGACGAGGCGCAGAAGGTCCTCGAGATCGCCGTCCGCGCCAGGGAGTTCAACCCGCCCGTCTACGTGCAGCTCGCCAACATCCGCTTCGAGAAGAAGGAGTGGGAGGAAGGCATGCAGCAGTACGCGACCGCGCTGACCCAGTGGCGCAACTCGAAGGCCCCGCGTGAGCAGCTCACCGGCGCGATCCAGGAGGTCAAGCAGCTCCTCCTGAAGAACGGCCAGAAGAAGTACGCCGATGTCTGGGAGTCCGAGGCCACGCAGCTCGTCCGGTAG
- a CDS encoding nuclear transport factor 2 family protein has protein sequence MKRLLLLPLAAVLALSACTTRYIGQTRIEDNEVNREVLRVVEQYRRAIEDRDAQRVLELTADDFFEDPGTPNDPSDDYDKGGLRHRLEQTFSKMQDQRLRIEARKVELSKDGKQAFVEYRFEFRYRLNLANSTEWRDASDLNRVTLKRVDGAWKFVAGL, from the coding sequence GTGAAGCGCTTGCTCCTCCTCCCACTCGCCGCGGTCCTCGCTCTTTCGGCCTGCACCACCCGCTACATCGGGCAGACCCGGATCGAAGACAACGAGGTGAACCGGGAAGTGCTCCGGGTGGTTGAGCAGTATCGGCGCGCAATCGAAGATCGGGACGCCCAGCGGGTCCTCGAGCTCACCGCCGACGACTTCTTCGAGGATCCGGGCACGCCGAACGATCCCTCCGACGACTACGACAAGGGGGGCCTTCGCCATCGCCTCGAGCAGACCTTCTCGAAGATGCAGGATCAGCGGCTCCGGATCGAGGCCCGCAAGGTGGAGCTGAGCAAGGACGGGAAACAGGCATTCGTGGAGTACCGCTTCGAGTTCCGCTACCGCCTCAACCTCGCCAACTCGACCGAATGGCGCGACGCGAGCGACCTGAACCGGGTCACGCTCAAGCGCGTCGACGGCGCCTGGAAGTTCGTCGCGGGGCTTTGA
- a CDS encoding sigma-54-dependent transcriptional regulator: MGTTEQAAALPPTDVPVVLVVDDDRANLDSVSRIFEKEGLSPRSAYSGEEALAVLQRERIDVLITDLMMPGISGADLLRACRSVSPETEVVLMTAHGTVETAVEAMKDGAYDFLTKPLKKHNLVKSVRKALEKQELVKENRRLRARVAQLSKTGGLVGNSPAFRAIMDIARQAAPSSATILLLGESGTGKELVARAIHDLSTRADAPFVPLNCAAIPESILESELFGYEKGAFTGAAGRKEGRFERAHRGTLFLDEVGEMSPSVQVKLLRAIQEGEIERLGGTQAVKVDVRLVAATNRDLAQDVKEGRFREDLYYRLNVVKIGLPPLRERHGDVPLLSDHFLRAFCEKNGKTILGFTKAAMEAMERYGWPGNVRELENAIERAVVLSRGEIVDLVDLPETVRGAMDGAAGSRAIVIPIGTPMDEIELRVIHETLRVTGGDKTLAAQLLGIATRTIYRKLDREKSAAELD; the protein is encoded by the coding sequence TTGGGAACGACCGAACAGGCAGCGGCCCTGCCGCCGACCGACGTCCCGGTCGTCCTCGTCGTCGACGACGATCGGGCCAACCTCGACTCGGTTTCCCGGATCTTCGAGAAGGAGGGGCTCTCGCCCCGCTCCGCGTACTCTGGCGAGGAGGCCCTCGCCGTCCTGCAGCGTGAGCGGATCGACGTCCTGATCACCGACTTGATGATGCCGGGGATCTCCGGCGCGGATCTCCTCCGCGCCTGCCGGAGCGTCTCGCCAGAGACCGAGGTGGTCCTGATGACCGCCCACGGCACGGTGGAGACCGCCGTCGAGGCGATGAAGGACGGCGCCTACGACTTCCTCACCAAGCCGCTGAAGAAGCACAACCTGGTCAAGAGCGTCCGCAAGGCCCTCGAGAAGCAGGAGCTGGTCAAGGAGAACCGGCGGCTGCGGGCTCGGGTAGCGCAGCTCTCCAAGACCGGCGGCCTGGTCGGCAACTCGCCCGCCTTCCGGGCGATCATGGACATCGCGAGGCAGGCGGCGCCCTCCTCCGCGACCATCCTCCTCCTCGGCGAGAGCGGCACCGGCAAGGAGCTCGTCGCCCGCGCCATCCATGACCTCTCGACCCGCGCCGACGCCCCCTTCGTCCCCCTGAACTGCGCCGCGATCCCGGAGTCGATCCTGGAGAGCGAGCTCTTCGGTTACGAAAAGGGCGCGTTCACCGGGGCCGCCGGCCGCAAGGAGGGCCGCTTCGAGAGGGCCCATCGCGGCACCCTCTTCCTCGACGAGGTCGGGGAGATGAGCCCGTCGGTGCAGGTCAAGCTCCTGCGCGCGATCCAGGAGGGAGAGATCGAGCGCCTCGGCGGAACGCAGGCCGTGAAGGTCGACGTCCGCCTGGTCGCGGCGACGAACCGGGACCTCGCCCAGGACGTGAAGGAGGGGCGGTTCCGGGAGGATCTCTACTACCGGCTGAACGTGGTGAAGATCGGGCTGCCCCCGCTCCGCGAGCGCCACGGCGACGTACCGCTCCTGTCGGACCACTTCCTGCGCGCCTTCTGCGAGAAGAACGGGAAGACGATCCTCGGCTTCACCAAGGCCGCGATGGAGGCGATGGAGCGCTACGGCTGGCCCGGGAACGTCCGCGAGCTCGAGAACGCGATCGAGCGGGCGGTCGTGCTCTCCCGCGGCGAGATCGTGGACCTCGTCGACCTGCCGGAGACGGTGCGGGGCGCGATGGACGGCGCCGCCGGCAGCCGCGCGATCGTGATCCCGATCGGCACCCCCATGGACGAGATCGAGCTGCGGGTGATCCACGAGACCCTGCGTGTCACGGGGGGCGACAAGACCCTCGCGGCCCAGCTCCTCGGCATCGCGACCCGGACGATCTACCGGAAGCTCGATCGCGAAAAGTCGGCCGCCGAGCTCGACTGA